The DNA segment CTACGGCATTAACGACCAAGGGGAAAGTCGAGTACATTTAGGAATAGGGCAAAGATTTTAAACATTAATTATAAATTGATGGGGCAGCGACCGTAGTTAATCGCTGCCCCAAAAATGTGTGTGTTATTTATGCAAACCCTTGCTTACGCAGGAATCAACACCGTATCAATTACGTGAATAACACCGTTATCAGCAGCAACATCGGGAGTCGCAACTTTAGCATCATTGATTTGGACACCATTAGATGCGTCGATTTTTACATCTGAACCCTGTACAGTAGTGGCTGACTTCAGCTTAACTACATCAGCTGCTAGGACTTTACCCGAAACAACATGATAAGTCAGGATTTTCTTAAGCTTGGGAATGTCTTTTAGCAAAGCATCTACGGTACCTTGTGGTAGTTTAGCAAATGCTTCATCGGTAGGAGCAAAAACTGTGAATGGACCAACACCTTTGAGTGTATCTACTAGCCCAGCAGCCTTAACCGCAGCAACTAAAGTGTTAAAGGAACCAGCATTTACAGCAGTGTCAACAATGTCAGCCATGGGTTTTGATAAGTTTCTGTACATCTAGATACAAAAGTAAACTTTTTCATGAAGAATTGTATCTATCTTTAGAGATGTACTTAATTTGAGTGAGCCAAAACTATTTTGAAGCTTACTCAAGCTTATCTCTTCTCTGATTTCCATGTCCCGTGGAAACTGTGGGGGATGACTTTGGGTAATTCTAGTTTGCAGATTGGTTCTTCATGGAGGCGATCGCTATCATATATCCAAACTTGACTACTGTGAGAATTGCCGTCGTACACCACTGTTAACACCCAATTGTCCGCAAGTATGGGTTCGGAAGGATAGCAGTTTTCTCCTGGGTAGGCTTCGATGAAGGTTTGTGTCTTGTGGTCAAAGCAGGCGATCGTGTTTAATAGTTCTTGGCTGATATCTGTGCCTTGACGGAATCCTGACATATAGGTATATCGAGATGCTTGACCGACGTTTTGCCGTGGCACATGAGGAAATTCACAATGTCTATCTA comes from the Nostoc sp. PCC 7120 = FACHB-418 genome and includes:
- a CDS encoding fasciclin domain-containing protein — protein: MADIVDTAVNAGSFNTLVAAVKAAGLVDTLKGVGPFTVFAPTDEAFAKLPQGTVDALLKDIPKLKKILTYHVVSGKVLAADVVKLKSATTVQGSDVKIDASNGVQINDAKVATPDVAADNGVIHVIDTVLIPA